The Streptomyces sp. NBC_00691 genome has a segment encoding these proteins:
- a CDS encoding TIGR03086 family metal-binding protein: MTNEDPLRTGAPPRIGDLLRSAAAQANPLVRGIADDSLGAPTPCADYDVRALLNHLLGVVVHFQALAAKQSADLSATTDWLADADWRDRFEAETGKLVEAWSAPGAEEGTTGGMAMPARTVGSMVLLDLTVHVWDLARATGRSFTPDPGVVDGLVDEVERMAPMARRMGVFGEAVELPGDTTAFERLLATTGRDPRAWGA; this comes from the coding sequence ATGACGAACGAGGACCCGCTCCGCACCGGTGCCCCGCCCCGCATCGGTGACCTGCTCCGTAGCGCCGCCGCGCAGGCGAATCCCCTGGTCAGGGGCATCGCCGACGACTCGCTCGGCGCGCCCACGCCCTGCGCCGATTACGACGTGCGCGCCCTGCTGAACCACCTTCTCGGCGTCGTCGTCCACTTCCAGGCGCTCGCCGCCAAGCAGTCCGCCGACCTCTCCGCGACCACGGACTGGCTCGCCGACGCCGACTGGCGCGACCGCTTCGAGGCGGAGACCGGGAAGCTCGTCGAGGCCTGGTCGGCGCCCGGAGCCGAGGAGGGCACCACCGGAGGCATGGCCATGCCGGCGCGGACCGTCGGGTCCATGGTGCTGCTCGACCTCACGGTGCACGTCTGGGACCTGGCCCGCGCCACCGGGCGGAGCTTCACCCCCGACCCGGGCGTGGTCGACGGGCTCGTCGACGAGGTGGAGCGGATGGCGCCCATGGCCCGGAGGATGGGCGTCTTCGGGGAGGCCGTCGAGCTGCCCGGCGACACCACCGCCTTCGAGCGGCTGCTCGCGACGACCGGCCGCGATCCGCGCGCCTGGGGGGCCTGA
- a CDS encoding MarR family winged helix-turn-helix transcriptional regulator, with amino-acid sequence MTQKSSGRRETLMTELYGEARRYMAAYALFNQAVADHLGLHPTDVQCLNLLSLEEGPVTTGRVAELTGLTTGSATRLVDRLERSGYVTRHRDTEDRRRVLVALVPERIAELGVLWRKLNSTWGTMFDVYSDAELALLIAHMRRTVEISATQIERLRGGALD; translated from the coding sequence ATGACGCAGAAGAGTTCAGGCCGGCGCGAGACGCTGATGACCGAGCTGTACGGGGAGGCCCGCCGCTACATGGCGGCGTACGCCCTGTTCAACCAGGCCGTCGCCGACCACCTGGGGCTCCACCCGACCGATGTGCAGTGCCTCAACCTGCTCAGCCTGGAGGAGGGCCCGGTGACCACCGGGCGGGTCGCCGAGCTGACCGGGCTCACCACCGGCTCCGCGACGCGGCTCGTCGACCGCCTGGAGCGGTCCGGCTATGTCACGCGCCACCGGGACACCGAGGACCGGCGCCGGGTCCTGGTGGCCCTCGTGCCCGAGCGGATCGCCGAACTCGGCGTCCTGTGGCGCAAGCTCAACAGCACCTGGGGCACGATGTTCGACGTCTACAGCGACGCCGAGCTCGCCCTGCTCATCGCCCATATGCGGCGCACCGTGGAGATCAGCGCCACGCAGATCGAACGGCTGCGCGGCGGCGCCCTGGACTGA
- a CDS encoding ABC transporter substrate-binding protein produces MSGTQAWGFTDDRGTELVAARVPRRVIAYVRAGAALCDLGVTPVAVYGSGHDGEVLDPAKEGGLTAAAVTYLGPGRVLDEVLLRELRPDVIVDVTYDGKSPYALDEAVADRLGVPLVALSVGNELTLPAILDRFGALAVSLGAAPDDGTAAEGSPADLRAAEDALREVAARTGLGVLALSGAGPDQVHLARPLAWPELARLAELGVRLVDPGPGPGANWITGDWGRAAELGPDLVLFDSRAHATAPDGVLSGVRRTPWNPETPPSPAAYARFFRTVAGALGD; encoded by the coding sequence ATGTCCGGGACGCAGGCATGGGGATTCACGGACGACAGAGGTACGGAGCTGGTGGCGGCCCGTGTGCCGCGGCGGGTGATCGCGTACGTGAGGGCGGGGGCCGCCCTGTGCGACCTGGGTGTGACGCCGGTCGCGGTGTACGGATCCGGGCACGACGGGGAGGTCCTCGACCCGGCGAAGGAGGGTGGGCTGACGGCGGCCGCGGTGACCTACCTCGGGCCGGGCCGGGTCCTCGACGAGGTGCTGCTGCGGGAGCTCCGGCCGGACGTGATCGTCGACGTGACGTACGACGGGAAGAGCCCCTACGCGCTCGACGAGGCCGTCGCCGATCGGCTCGGGGTACCGCTCGTCGCGCTCTCCGTCGGCAACGAGCTCACCCTGCCGGCCATCCTCGACCGGTTCGGCGCGCTGGCGGTGAGCCTGGGTGCGGCGCCGGACGACGGGACGGCCGCCGAGGGCTCCCCGGCGGACCTCCGTGCCGCCGAGGACGCGCTCCGGGAGGTCGCCGCGCGGACCGGGCTCGGGGTGCTCGCCCTCTCCGGGGCCGGTCCCGACCAGGTGCACCTCGCGCGGCCGCTCGCCTGGCCCGAGCTGGCCAGGCTCGCGGAGCTCGGCGTCCGGCTCGTCGACCCGGGCCCGGGGCCCGGGGCGAACTGGATCACCGGTGACTGGGGGCGTGCCGCCGAGCTCGGTCCCGACCTGGTCCTCTTCGACAGCCGGGCGCACGCGACGGCGCCGGACGGGGTCCTGTCCGGTGTCCGGCGCACGCCGTGGAACCCGGAGACCCCGCCCAGCCCGGCCGCGTACGCGCGCTTCTTCCGCACCGTGGCCGGGGCGCTCGGCGACTGA
- a CDS encoding GNAT family N-acetyltransferase: MDTDTAAPVRLEPWSESDAGLLRALNAPELMDHLGGPETEEQLVRRHRRYVELSADEPGAGRMYRIVLLPEEAVVGSIGFWVRTGDGEPVYETGWAVLPGFQGRGVASAATRAVAAEARAAGLHRFLHAFPSTENAASNAVCRKAGFELLGERDFEYPPGHAMRCNDWRLDLVKTA; the protein is encoded by the coding sequence ATGGACACCGACACCGCCGCACCCGTACGGCTCGAACCCTGGTCCGAGTCCGACGCCGGCCTGCTGCGCGCCCTGAACGCACCGGAGTTGATGGATCACCTCGGCGGCCCGGAGACGGAGGAGCAGCTCGTCCGGCGCCACCGGCGGTACGTGGAGCTGAGCGCCGACGAACCGGGCGCGGGGCGCATGTACCGGATCGTGCTGCTGCCGGAGGAGGCCGTGGTCGGCAGCATCGGCTTCTGGGTGCGCACCGGCGACGGCGAGCCGGTGTACGAGACCGGGTGGGCCGTGCTGCCGGGCTTCCAGGGCCGGGGCGTGGCGAGCGCCGCCACGCGCGCGGTGGCCGCGGAGGCCCGGGCAGCGGGCCTCCATCGTTTTCTCCACGCGTTCCCGTCGACGGAGAACGCCGCGTCGAACGCGGTGTGCCGCAAGGCCGGGTTCGAGCTGCTCGGCGAGCGGGACTTCGAGTACCCGCCGGGGCACGCGATGCGCTGCAACGACTGGCGCCTCGACCTGGTGAAGACGGCCTGA
- a CDS encoding helix-turn-helix domain-containing protein produces MSDSAPRKDTRGIVDPAELLSRVRFRRHTPAPELQPYLEHYWLIDWELPEPYATHVVPHPSMNIVFQRYGALGAPAADTRASAEVAGIGLGLFTRKLTEAGRVCGIQFRPGGFRPFAPAWPVAAWTGRRVPLAEVFPDAGTGTGAGAGAGAGAAEAGHPATDPGLLSAVLSPGTDHARVAALDAFLLAHGPAPDPAADRAMELVGLIRGDRTVRKVAQLVAATGLSARSLQRLFASHVGVGPKWVILRYRIHEALERAEAADPAGGPDWAALAAELGYSDQAHLVREFTATIGVPPTAYARGLSAP; encoded by the coding sequence ATGTCCGACTCCGCTCCCCGCAAGGACACCCGCGGCATCGTCGACCCCGCCGAACTGCTCTCCCGCGTCCGCTTCCGCCGACACACCCCGGCGCCGGAGCTGCAGCCCTATCTGGAGCACTACTGGCTGATCGACTGGGAGCTGCCGGAGCCGTACGCGACCCATGTCGTCCCGCACCCGTCGATGAACATCGTCTTCCAGCGGTACGGGGCCCTCGGCGCCCCGGCGGCGGACACGCGCGCCTCCGCCGAGGTCGCCGGGATCGGGCTCGGTCTGTTCACCCGGAAGCTGACGGAGGCGGGCCGGGTCTGCGGGATCCAGTTCCGCCCCGGCGGCTTCCGCCCCTTCGCGCCCGCGTGGCCGGTGGCGGCCTGGACGGGCCGCCGGGTCCCGCTGGCGGAGGTCTTCCCGGACGCGGGCACGGGCACGGGTGCGGGTGCGGGTGCGGGTGCCGGCGCGGCGGAGGCGGGCCACCCGGCCACGGACCCCGGCCTCCTGTCCGCCGTCCTCTCCCCCGGCACCGACCACGCGCGCGTGGCGGCGCTCGACGCCTTCCTGCTCGCTCACGGCCCCGCGCCCGACCCGGCCGCAGACCGGGCGATGGAGCTGGTGGGCCTGATCCGGGGGGACCGTACGGTCCGCAAGGTGGCCCAACTGGTCGCGGCGACCGGCCTGTCGGCCCGCTCGCTCCAGCGGCTCTTCGCGAGCCACGTCGGCGTCGGCCCGAAGTGGGTGATCCTGCGCTACCGCATCCACGAGGCCCTGGAACGCGCCGAGGCGGCGGACCCGGCGGGCGGCCCGGACTGGGCGGCCCTGGCGGCCGAGCTGGGCTACAGCGACCAGGCCCATCTCGTACGGGAGTTCACGGCGACGATCGGGGTGCCGCCGACGGCGTACGCCCGGGGATTGTCAGCGCCCTGA
- a CDS encoding NAD(P)H-binding protein: MTVLVTGSRGRVASTLLGLLDAAGIKAKAASKNPADLSPPPGVDVVRCDLTDPSTFDTALTGVDSVFLYAEAGHAEAFADRARTAGVEHVVLLSSSSVLAPDAAENPIAASHLAAERALSAAADAGAFEATHLQPGAFATNALQWSRALRAGRGPALPHPHSYGDPIHERDVAEAAFAVLSEPRLRGSSYLLTGPESLTFVEQLAILAEVTGRPAPHTVVTPEEWKESVTGFMPERFADALLSYWATHDGRPTPLTRTVEELTGHPARAFATWAADHAEDFRP; this comes from the coding sequence ATGACCGTTCTCGTCACCGGCAGCCGCGGTCGCGTCGCCTCCACCCTGCTCGGCCTCCTCGACGCCGCGGGCATCAAGGCGAAAGCCGCGTCCAAGAACCCGGCGGACCTTTCCCCACCGCCCGGCGTGGACGTCGTGCGCTGCGATCTCACCGACCCCTCCACCTTCGACACCGCTCTGACCGGCGTCGACTCCGTCTTCCTGTACGCCGAGGCCGGCCACGCCGAGGCCTTCGCCGACCGCGCCCGCACCGCCGGCGTCGAGCATGTCGTGCTGCTCTCCTCCAGCTCCGTCCTCGCCCCGGACGCCGCCGAGAACCCGATCGCCGCCTCCCACCTCGCGGCCGAGCGCGCGCTCTCCGCCGCCGCGGACGCCGGGGCCTTCGAGGCCACCCACCTCCAGCCGGGCGCCTTCGCCACCAACGCCCTGCAGTGGTCCCGGGCCCTCCGCGCCGGGCGGGGACCCGCCCTGCCCCACCCGCACTCGTACGGCGACCCGATCCACGAGCGCGATGTCGCCGAGGCCGCCTTCGCGGTCCTGAGCGAGCCCCGGCTGCGCGGCTCCTCGTACCTTCTGACCGGCCCCGAGTCGCTGACCTTCGTCGAACAGCTGGCGATACTCGCCGAGGTGACCGGACGACCCGCGCCCCACACCGTCGTGACCCCCGAGGAGTGGAAGGAGTCGGTCACCGGGTTCATGCCGGAGCGCTTCGCCGACGCCCTGCTCTCCTACTGGGCCACGCACGACGGCCGGCCGACTCCGCTGACCCGCACGGTCGAGGAACTGACCGGCCACCCTGCCCGCGCCTTCGCCACCTGGGCCGCGGACCACGCGGAGGACTTCCGGCCCTGA
- a CDS encoding MerR family transcriptional regulator, which yields MAGEPMQIGEVAARTELSLRTIRQYEDNGLVVPSAASPGGFPLYTDADVSRLMVVRRMKPLGFTLDETRELLTAVDLLAAERVGTDTELDPDERAALVARVRGYEQAAAERVAELRAQLSRAEEFADSLRRTRLTATPA from the coding sequence ATGGCCGGCGAGCCCATGCAGATCGGCGAGGTCGCCGCACGGACCGAACTGTCCCTGCGCACGATCCGGCAGTACGAGGACAACGGCCTGGTCGTCCCGTCCGCGGCCTCACCGGGCGGCTTCCCGCTCTACACGGACGCGGACGTGTCCCGGCTGATGGTCGTCCGCCGGATGAAGCCGCTCGGCTTCACCCTCGACGAGACCCGCGAACTCCTCACGGCCGTGGACCTGCTCGCCGCCGAGCGCGTGGGCACGGACACCGAACTCGACCCGGACGAGCGGGCCGCGCTCGTGGCCCGCGTCCGCGGCTACGAGCAGGCCGCCGCGGAGCGGGTCGCCGAGCTGCGGGCCCAGCTCTCCCGGGCGGAGGAGTTCGCCGACTCCCTCCGCCGAACCCGCCTGACGGCGACCCCGGCGTGA
- a CDS encoding TetR/AcrR family transcriptional regulator → MTTARRSDATRAAILEAARERFASDGYDRATIRAIARDAGIDPSMVMRYYGNKEGLFAAASEIELNLPELGGLPSRHIGAVLVTHFLERWERDDVLTGLLRVGVTNEAGAERMRAVFAQQLGAVTRGVCPDPAEAPRRAALVASQILGMALTRYVLRLAPVVEMTPEEIVAWLGPTVQRYLTAEAP, encoded by the coding sequence ATGACGACCGCCCGCCGTTCCGACGCCACCAGAGCCGCCATCCTGGAGGCCGCCCGCGAGCGCTTCGCCTCCGACGGATACGACCGCGCCACCATCCGGGCCATCGCCCGGGACGCCGGGATCGATCCGTCGATGGTCATGCGCTACTACGGCAACAAGGAGGGGCTGTTCGCCGCGGCCTCGGAGATCGAGCTGAACCTGCCCGAGCTGGGCGGCCTGCCCTCGCGGCACATCGGGGCCGTCCTGGTCACCCACTTCCTGGAGCGCTGGGAACGGGACGACGTCCTGACCGGGCTCCTGCGGGTGGGGGTCACCAACGAGGCGGGGGCGGAGCGGATGAGGGCGGTCTTCGCCCAGCAGCTCGGCGCCGTCACCCGGGGCGTCTGCCCCGACCCGGCGGAAGCGCCCCGGCGGGCGGCGCTCGTCGCGTCCCAGATCCTCGGCATGGCGCTCACCCGCTATGTGCTGCGGCTGGCGCCCGTCGTCGAGATGACGCCCGAGGAGATCGTGGCCTGGCTGGGTCCGACCGTGCAGCGCTATCTGACCGCCGAGGCGCCCTGA
- a CDS encoding GNAT family N-acetyltransferase: MKIIDLEPGDPRLENDLLPVLTELRPHLTPELFREVYGTGHAQGLRFSAAYSDEGRCVGAAGWRIVITTSSLRKLYIDDLVTAAATRSTGVGHALVAHLEGHARAAGCHELDLDSGTHRTGAHRFYLRERFDIVAFHFSRSLTPPEDAS; this comes from the coding sequence ATGAAGATCATCGACCTCGAGCCCGGCGACCCCCGGCTGGAGAACGACCTCCTGCCCGTCCTCACCGAACTCCGGCCCCACCTCACCCCGGAGCTCTTCCGCGAGGTGTACGGCACCGGACACGCCCAGGGCCTGCGCTTCAGCGCCGCCTACTCGGACGAGGGCCGCTGCGTCGGCGCGGCCGGCTGGCGGATCGTCATCACCACCAGCTCCCTGCGCAAGCTCTACATCGACGACCTCGTGACCGCCGCCGCCACCCGCTCCACCGGGGTCGGCCACGCGCTCGTCGCCCATCTGGAGGGCCACGCCCGCGCGGCCGGCTGCCACGAGCTCGACCTGGACTCCGGCACCCACCGCACCGGAGCCCACCGCTTCTACCTGCGTGAGCGCTTCGACATCGTGGCCTTCCACTTCAGCCGGTCGCTCACCCCGCCGGAGGACGCCTCCTGA
- a CDS encoding Mut7-C RNAse domain-containing protein produces the protein MNGPEIHISFAPDLGLFVAADRRSGRTPVTTDGASSLGHVVESLGVPLTEAGRLLVDGRPVDVSHVPAAGETVEVESVARPQPVRPGAPLRFLLDVHLGTLARRLRLLGVDAAYESEDIGDPALAALSARERRVMLSRDRGLLRRRELWAGAYVYSDRPDDQLRDVLERFAPPLAPWTRCTACNGRLGDADKETVRERLEHGTEKSYDVFAECVECGRVYWRGAHHARLEAIVSDAVREFGGVTAG, from the coding sequence GTGAACGGACCGGAGATCCACATCAGCTTCGCCCCCGACCTGGGGCTCTTCGTCGCGGCCGACCGCCGCTCGGGCCGCACGCCCGTGACCACCGACGGCGCCTCCTCGCTCGGCCACGTCGTGGAGTCCCTCGGCGTGCCGCTCACCGAGGCAGGCCGGCTGCTGGTCGACGGACGGCCCGTCGACGTCTCCCACGTCCCCGCGGCGGGCGAGACCGTCGAGGTGGAGTCCGTCGCCCGCCCGCAGCCGGTACGACCCGGCGCACCCCTCAGGTTCCTGCTCGACGTGCACCTCGGCACGCTGGCCCGGCGGCTCCGGCTGCTCGGGGTGGACGCGGCCTACGAGAGCGAGGACATCGGCGACCCCGCCCTGGCCGCGCTCTCCGCGCGCGAGCGGCGCGTCATGCTCTCGCGCGACCGCGGCCTGCTCCGCCGCCGCGAGCTGTGGGCGGGGGCCTACGTCTACAGCGACCGGCCGGACGACCAGCTCCGCGACGTCCTGGAGCGCTTCGCCCCGCCACTCGCGCCCTGGACACGGTGCACCGCGTGCAACGGGCGGCTGGGCGACGCCGACAAGGAGACCGTGCGCGAGCGCCTGGAGCACGGCACGGAGAAGTCGTACGACGTGTTCGCCGAGTGCGTGGAGTGCGGCCGGGTCTACTGGCGCGGCGCCCACCACGCCCGTCTGGAGGCGATCGTCTCCGACGCGGTGCGCGAGTTCGGCGGCGTGACCGCCGGCTGA